Within Longimicrobiales bacterium, the genomic segment GCTCGTCGAATGGCCCGAGCGCGCGGGGCCGCTGCTTCCACCGGACCGCTGGGACATCGAGCTCGGCTACGCGTCACCGGAGCTCAGATCCGTGCGGATCACGCCCGTAGGCGACGTTCCGCAGCTCCCATCGCTGGCGGCCTGATCCGATGCTACTCGCCATTGAGACTTCGACCGACTACGGCTCGATCGCGATCGGCCGCGGCGCCGATCTGATCGGTGAAGTCGTCATCGGCGCGCGTTCGCGTCACGCCGAATCGCTTCTGCCGGCGCTCGACTTCCTGCTTCGCACATCGCGTCTCTCGCGCAGTGACGTGCGCGGTGTCGTGGTGGGCGCCGGCCCCGGCTCGTTCACGGGCGTGCGTGTAGCCGCAGCGACTGCACTCGGGCTTGCAACAGGTCTCGACGTGCCGCTCTTCGCGTATTCGAGTCTCGCCTGCCTTGCCGTGGAGACGGCCGCGGAATCGCGAGTCTGTGCGGCGTTCGATGCGCGCCGTGGTGAGGTGTACGCGGCTTGCTTCGAGCGCGTCGCGAACCGCGATCAGCTCACGACGATTTTCGCGCCCGAAGCGCTGCACGTCGATGAGCTGCGCTCGAGAATCACGGGGATGAACGTCATGTGCGTTGGCGACGGTGCACGGCGTTACGCCGACGCACTCGGCATCGCAGCGCCGCCGCCTTCGTTCCCCCGCGCTGCGGGACTGTTGCGTCTGGCCGCGGCGGATCCCGGCGCGGGTCTGATCGAAGATCGCACCGGATGGGAGCCGATGTACCTGCGGTCATCCGGCGCCGAACGGGGCATCGCGGGATGAGCGGGTCATGAGCAGCATGGTGCACGAAGCAGCAGCGCGTGCGGACGTGCGGCTGCGCGACATGGTCACTGCCGACGTGCCCACCGTCGTTGCCATCGAGCGTGCATCGTACACGATGCCGTGGAGTGAAGCGACATTCCGCGGCCTGCTGCGCCGACGCGATGCCGAGATGGTCAGCGCAGAAGCGGACGGCGTCGTGATCGGTTACGCTGCGTTCTGGTGCGTCGTCGATCAGGGAGAGCTGGGCAATGTCGCCGTGTCGGCAGACTGGCGGGGACTCGGTCTCGGCGCACGCCTGGTCGAGGACGTGCTGCGGCGCGCGGCGCGGCGCGGCGTGCGCGAGGTCTTTCTCGAGGTACGTCCCTCCAACAATGTGGCGCGTCGGCTTTACGAGCGGCTCGGCTTCCGTCCCGTCGGCCGGCGCCGCAACTACTATCAGGCGCCCGTCGAAGATGCGATCGTTCTGCGTTACCTGGTGGAGCCGCTCTGATATCCGTGCGAACAGAACCGAAGGAATAATGTCACAGTTTCCCCACTACCGGCCGCGCCGCCTGCGCCGGACCGCCGCTCTGCGACAGCTCGTCCGTGAGACGACCGTCGAGACCGCCGATCTCATCCAGCCGTACTTCGTCACCAGCGGCGCGGGTCAGCGGCGGCCGGTCGGCTCCATGCCCGGTGTGGCGCAGACGTCCATCGACGAGCTGCTTCGCGACGCAAGCGAGGCCGCAGGGCTCGGCATCCCGGCCGTGCTCCTGTTCGGGATCCCCGATGACAAGGACGAGCGCGGCAGCAGCGGCTGGGCGGAAGGCGGTGTCGTGCAGGAGGCCGTCCGCGCGCTCAGGCGTGAGCTGCCCGATCTCATCGTGATCACCGACGTGTGTCTCTGCGAATACACTTCCCATGGGCACTGCGGCATCCTGCACGACGGCACCGTGGACAACGATGCGACCCTCGAGCTCCTCGCCCGCCAGGCTCTCAGTCACGCCCGCGCCGGCGCCGACATCGTCGCACCCAGTGACATGATGGACGGCCGCGTCGGCACTATCCGCCGCGCCCTCGACGCCGAGGGTTTCCAGGACACCGCCATCCTGTCCTACGCGGCCAAGTACGCCTCCGCCTTCTACGGGCCGTTTCGCGACGCCGCCGGGAGCACTCCACAGACCGGCGATCGCCGCGGCTATCAGATGGATCCGGGCAATGCCCAGGAGGCCCTGCGCGA encodes:
- the rimI gene encoding ribosomal protein S18-alanine N-acetyltransferase, which translates into the protein MSSMVHEAAARADVRLRDMVTADVPTVVAIERASYTMPWSEATFRGLLRRRDAEMVSAEADGVVIGYAAFWCVVDQGELGNVAVSADWRGLGLGARLVEDVLRRAARRGVREVFLEVRPSNNVARRLYERLGFRPVGRRRNYYQAPVEDAIVLRYLVEPL
- the tsaB gene encoding tRNA (adenosine(37)-N6)-threonylcarbamoyltransferase complex dimerization subunit type 1 TsaB yields the protein MLLAIETSTDYGSIAIGRGADLIGEVVIGARSRHAESLLPALDFLLRTSRLSRSDVRGVVVGAGPGSFTGVRVAAATALGLATGLDVPLFAYSSLACLAVETAAESRVCAAFDARRGEVYAACFERVANRDQLTTIFAPEALHVDELRSRITGMNVMCVGDGARRYADALGIAAPPPSFPRAAGLLRLAAADPGAGLIEDRTGWEPMYLRSSGAERGIAG
- the hemB gene encoding porphobilinogen synthase yields the protein MSQFPHYRPRRLRRTAALRQLVRETTVETADLIQPYFVTSGAGQRRPVGSMPGVAQTSIDELLRDASEAAGLGIPAVLLFGIPDDKDERGSSGWAEGGVVQEAVRALRRELPDLIVITDVCLCEYTSHGHCGILHDGTVDNDATLELLARQALSHARAGADIVAPSDMMDGRVGTIRRALDAEGFQDTAILSYAAKYASAFYGPFRDAAGSTPQTGDRRGYQMDPGNAQEALREVRLDIAEGADMIMVKPAHTYLDIIWRVKQATGYPVCAYHVSGEYAAILAAGQLGWIDADRALAETLTSIKRAGADQIITYWATQFARRRKNGEL